In Mycoplasmopsis fermentans PG18, one genomic interval encodes:
- a CDS encoding polysaccharide lyase family 8 super-sandwich domain-containing protein has product MKLKKIILPLSMSAAIMPALSSSCTNLKSEGFDKYGNRIPSEINQLKNYLIFKERKVAIENTKASVAANAINNVENEDRYNQILSFLEPEFEILPKNFEYQYSAKVINKSEGDLLEINILVIQTSTGSKENIKLTLGQDTKFKKDSNLSKSDYEQILKNILIVNDLKYLVEEDESKLSDNDKKNKNNAVRFTDIILNKYNENLFMDHPLANLYYAGTYNNGTGIKATDSNEVKAKKIFDRELKAIEEAKELIYRKESQPVQDPETKRIVDEGYSDAQKVRVAIQKLLFLAAAYQIKPKGIFTNKFYQNAKLKNIIENVLDDFAKNYYYSGQQQYVNWWFYEIGIPKDLTKLLAVLNNVFPKEKIEKWKAGVDYFLPNPRYGGAAPTAILAYKPVTKKRAQTGANAVDNAKPILISGILNEDTSKIEDCILSLYDNIFRDFVKKGDGFYVDGSYMQHTNIPYVGSYGEVLFTNIADIFKYFENTDLALGKDKRFEKIYQFIELSIMPFMFKGAISDGLSGRSIVRDDHSDLKKGLNILGSLAIIEKSASPIYKSRLREFIKNQISHLNKTQLQKLASEHKVRPLLIDALLEIKDLPDLPHPPRNKEDWEFYENNYFDQRKEPSSTNEHSESSDNALVGVDLHKENDGLVFTKNQDRYVYKHDDFMFNINLHGRISGFPEASVQENMDSYYQYDGSTFLATNNNYSPYSNKYWQAVNTFKIPGTTSYISSAYDNIYDYIFPSYMPVDIEKWKEIGEVEIKDKEGNPILDANGKPVKKTGKELYDEYQKFIKEDLKQKERDIEFQVSTKTNKSFNNGIIWNKMGFVKAEVINYNNTLITDKVYFMVNGIIIVIGNTNIKNKLVNTTIENRMIIDKNTDMFSNQKVNINGKEQDLFIWKNKLNEQNGYFILGNNKAKVEYLHEAKYPIITNMNSKKMVPVVRDFASLSINHEQNNTFMYAIVPNYEDSKKSNYLDILNNIKIIKNDQNFIALKYQNKDSLGQINDYYFVASLYENGNIKYKEQLNSLGSYDNEVSINYNEIPEFERNYKAYKNGLYLEDLDLKINLWNPTTMIIKKVQNSSILDVLVSNDLNENQYEIEFSKAFQNITSRKITNKKFSAKNVINLSEVTLNNVLGQSKIRVDNRLGEVNDYNHISWFTLTN; this is encoded by the coding sequence ATGAAATTAAAGAAAATAATATTGCCATTATCAATGAGTGCAGCAATAATGCCTGCACTAAGTTCTTCATGCACTAATTTAAAATCTGAAGGCTTTGATAAATATGGAAATAGAATACCTAGCGAAATTAATCAATTAAAAAACTATTTAATTTTTAAAGAAAGAAAAGTTGCTATTGAAAACACAAAAGCAAGTGTTGCAGCCAATGCAATTAACAATGTTGAAAATGAAGATAGATATAATCAAATACTTTCTTTCTTAGAACCTGAATTTGAAATATTACCTAAAAATTTTGAGTATCAATATAGTGCAAAAGTAATCAATAAATCAGAAGGCGATTTATTAGAAATTAATATTTTAGTAATTCAAACAAGCACAGGCTCAAAAGAAAATATTAAATTAACTTTAGGTCAAGATACTAAATTTAAAAAAGATTCTAACTTATCAAAAAGTGATTATGAGCAAATATTAAAAAACATTTTAATTGTTAATGATCTTAAATATTTAGTCGAAGAAGATGAATCAAAACTTAGCGATAATGATAAAAAGAATAAAAATAATGCAGTTAGATTTACCGATATTATCTTAAACAAATATAATGAAAATCTTTTTATGGATCATCCTCTTGCTAACTTATATTATGCTGGGACATATAATAATGGAACAGGAATAAAAGCTACTGACTCAAACGAAGTAAAAGCTAAAAAAATTTTTGATCGAGAATTAAAAGCAATAGAAGAGGCTAAAGAATTAATTTATAGAAAAGAAAGTCAACCTGTTCAAGATCCTGAAACAAAAAGAATAGTAGATGAAGGCTATAGTGATGCTCAAAAAGTTAGAGTAGCAATTCAAAAATTACTATTTTTAGCTGCTGCGTATCAAATAAAACCAAAAGGAATATTTACTAATAAGTTTTATCAAAATGCAAAATTAAAAAATATTATTGAGAATGTTTTAGATGATTTTGCAAAAAATTATTATTACAGCGGACAACAACAATATGTTAACTGATGATTTTATGAAATCGGTATTCCTAAGGATTTAACAAAATTATTAGCAGTTTTAAATAACGTTTTTCCTAAGGAAAAAATAGAAAAATGAAAAGCTGGTGTTGATTACTTTTTGCCAAATCCTCGCTATGGTGGGGCAGCACCAACAGCTATTCTAGCTTATAAACCAGTTACTAAAAAAAGAGCTCAAACAGGGGCTAATGCTGTAGATAATGCTAAGCCAATTTTAATTTCAGGTATTCTAAATGAAGACACTTCAAAAATTGAAGATTGTATTCTTTCTTTATATGACAATATCTTTCGAGATTTTGTTAAAAAAGGTGACGGTTTTTATGTTGATGGATCATATATGCAACATACAAACATACCTTATGTAGGAAGTTATGGTGAAGTTTTATTCACTAATATTGCAGATATATTCAAATATTTTGAAAATACAGATTTGGCTTTAGGCAAAGATAAAAGATTTGAAAAAATTTATCAATTTATTGAACTCTCGATTATGCCTTTTATGTTTAAAGGCGCAATAAGTGATGGTCTTAGTGGTAGAAGTATTGTTCGTGATGATCACTCAGATCTCAAAAAAGGTTTAAACATTTTAGGCTCTTTAGCAATTATTGAAAAATCTGCTTCTCCTATATATAAAAGTAGATTAAGAGAATTTATTAAAAATCAAATATCTCATTTAAATAAAACTCAACTACAAAAATTAGCATCAGAACACAAAGTTAGACCATTATTAATAGATGCTTTATTAGAAATTAAAGACTTACCAGATTTACCACATCCTCCTAGAAATAAGGAAGATTGAGAATTTTATGAAAATAATTATTTTGATCAAAGAAAAGAACCAAGCTCAACAAATGAGCATTCAGAAAGCTCAGACAATGCTTTAGTTGGTGTTGATTTACATAAAGAAAACGATGGTTTAGTATTTACAAAAAATCAAGATAGATATGTTTACAAACATGATGATTTTATGTTCAATATTAATCTTCATGGAAGAATTAGTGGTTTTCCTGAAGCCTCTGTTCAAGAAAATATGGATTCTTATTATCAATATGATGGCTCAACTTTTTTAGCAACTAATAATAACTATTCGCCTTATTCGAACAAATATTGACAAGCAGTTAATACATTCAAAATTCCTGGCACAACTTCATACATCTCCTCTGCTTACGATAATATATATGATTATATTTTTCCATCTTATATGCCAGTCGATATTGAAAAATGAAAAGAAATAGGTGAGGTCGAAATCAAAGATAAAGAAGGAAATCCAATTCTTGATGCAAATGGTAAACCAGTTAAAAAAACAGGCAAAGAACTTTATGATGAGTATCAAAAATTTATTAAAGAAGATTTGAAACAAAAAGAAAGAGACATTGAATTTCAAGTTTCAACAAAAACTAATAAATCATTTAATAATGGAATAATTTGAAACAAAATGGGTTTTGTTAAGGCAGAAGTAATTAACTACAACAATACCTTAATTACTGATAAAGTTTATTTTATGGTTAATGGAATAATAATAGTTATTGGAAACACAAATATTAAAAATAAGCTAGTTAATACAACGATTGAAAATAGAATGATCATTGATAAAAACACTGATATGTTTAGTAACCAAAAAGTAAACATAAATGGAAAGGAACAAGATTTATTTATTTGAAAAAATAAATTAAATGAACAAAATGGATATTTCATATTAGGAAATAATAAGGCAAAAGTTGAATATTTGCATGAAGCTAAATATCCTATTATTACAAATATGAATAGTAAAAAAATGGTTCCAGTTGTTCGTGATTTTGCTTCTTTATCAATTAATCATGAACAAAATAATACTTTCATGTATGCAATTGTTCCAAACTATGAAGACAGTAAAAAATCAAATTATTTAGATATTTTAAACAACATCAAAATTATCAAGAATGATCAAAATTTCATAGCTTTAAAATATCAAAATAAAGATTCCTTAGGCCAAATTAATGATTATTATTTTGTTGCTAGTTTATATGAAAATGGAAACATTAAATATAAAGAACAACTAAACTCATTAGGAAGTTATGATAATGAAGTTTCAATAAATTACAATGAAATTCCTGAATTTGAAAGAAACTATAAAGCTTATAAAAATGGTCTTTACCTTGAAGATTTAGATCTAAAAATTAATTTATGAAACCCTACTACAATGATTATTAAGAAAGTTCAAAATTCTTCAATTTTAGATGTTTTAGTTTCAAATGATTTAAATGAAAATCAATATGAAATTGAATTTTCAAAAGCATTCCAAAATATTACTTCACGTAAAATAACAAACAAAAAATTTAGTGCAAAAAATGTTATCAATTTAAGCGAAGTAACTTTAAATAATGTTTTAGGTCAATCAAAAATTAGAGTTGATAATCGATTAGGAGAAGTTAATGATTATAATCATATTTCATGATTTACATTAACAAATTAA